From Coffea arabica cultivar ET-39 chromosome 10e, Coffea Arabica ET-39 HiFi, whole genome shotgun sequence, one genomic window encodes:
- the LOC113712329 gene encoding uncharacterized protein, giving the protein MGSNRQSVGFLDTLNMETVRTILTHTSPYPHEHSRHAVIAVVVGCLFFISSDNMHTLIQKLDTNIKWWSMYACLFGFFYFFSSPFIGKTIKPSYSNFSRWYIAWILVAAVYHLPSFQSMGVDMRMNLSLFLTIFISSILFLLVFHIVFLGLWYIGLVARVAGKRPEILAILQNCAVLSIACCVFYSHCGNNTVLTKKSFERRSSGWFTLWNKEERNSWLAKFVRMNEFKNEICSSWFAPVGSASDYPLLSKWVIYGESNCSNGSCSGSSGDISPIYSLWATFIGLYIANYVVERSTGWALSHPMSLKEFEKLKEKQMKPEFLDMVPWYSGTSADLFKTAFDLLVSVTVFVGRFDMRMLQAAMSRVQDGAKQEDLLYDQFTEKDELWFDFMADTGDGGNSSYSIARLLAQPLLRVRENGSVVTLPRGNLLLIGGDLAYPNPSEFSYEKRLFRPFEYALQPPAWYKEEHIAVNKPELPCGETQLKQYNGPQCFLIPGNHDWFDGLQTFMRYICHKSWLGGWFMPQKKSYFALQLPKGWWIFGLDLALLCDIDVYQFKFFSELIKEKVGENDSVIIMTHEPNWLLDWYWNDVTGKNVSHLIRDHLNGRCRLRMAGDLHHYMRHSYVPSDKPVHVQHLLVNGCGGAFLHPTHVFNNFNELYGTSFECKSAYPSLEDSSRIALGNILKFRKKNWQFDFIGGIIYFILAFSMFPQCKLDHILQDDTFSGHLRSFFITVWDAFMYLLGRSYVSSVSAFLLLVASVIFVPSKVCRKRRVLIGILHASAHLASALILMLLLELGVETCIRHNLLATAGYHTLYEWYRSVESEHFPDPTGLRARIEQWTFGLYPACIKYLMSAFDVPEVMAVSRNYICKKGIESLSRQGAAIYYASVFLYFWVFSTPVVSLVFGSYLYICINWLHLHFDEAFSSLRIANYKSFTRFHIDRKGDLEVFTLAVDKVPKEWKLDPNWDAEPKQHLSHQRKFPSKWRATSSQQDPVSAVRIIDHFVIQQTQKEN; this is encoded by the exons ATGGGTTCTAATAGGCAGTCTGTTGGCTTTTTGGATACTCTCAATATGGAGACGGTTAGGACTATTTTGACTCACACATCCCCTTATCCGCATGAGCATTCACGTCATGCAGTTATTGCCGTGGTTGTGGGCTGCTTGTTTTTCATATCATCAGATAATATGCACACTCTTATCCAGAAATTAGACACCAATATTAAATGGTGGTCTATGTATGCTTGTTTGTTCGGATTCTTCTATTTCTTTTCATCTCCTTTCATAGGGAAAACAATTAAACCCAGTTATTCAAATTTCAGTCGATG GTATATTGCATGGATATTAGTAGCTGCTGTATATCATCTTCCCAGTTTTCAATCAATGGGAGTGGATATGAGGATGaatctttctttgttcttgacaATTTTTATCTCATCAATTTTGTTTCTTCTGGTCTTCCACATTGTATTTCTTGGACTCTGGTATATTGGCCTTGTCGCTCGTGTAGCTGGAAAGAGGCCTGAAATTCTGGCCATTTTGCAAAATTGTGCT GTTTTAAGTATTGCCTGCTGTGTCTTTTATAGCCATTGTGGCAACAATACTGTGTTGAccaaaaaatcatttgaaaggAGAAGTTCTGGTTGGTTCACACTGTGGAATAAGGAAGAGCGTAATTCCTGGCTTGCAAAGTTTGTCAGGATGAATGAATTCAAGAATGAAATTTGCTCGTCTTGGTTTGCTCCTGTGGGATCTGCTAGCGATTACCCGCTCCTCTCCAAGTGGGTTATTTACGGAGAG TCAAACTGCAGCAACGGTTCATGTTCAGGATCATCAGGTGATATTTCTCCCATATATTCATTATGGGCCACTTTTATAGGGCTTTACATTGCCAACTATGTTGTCGAAAGATCAACCGG ATGGGCCCTTAGTCATCCTATGTCACTAAAAGAATTTGAGAAGTTGAAGGAAAAGCAAATGAAGCCCGAGTTTTTGGATATGGTTCCTTGGTACTCTGG GACATCCGCTGACTTATTTAAAACAGCTTTTGATCTACTGGTATCAGTAACTGTATTCGTTGGACGCTTCGATATGCGTATGCTGCAG GCAGCAATGAGCAGAGTTCAAGATGGAGCTAAACAGGAGGATCTGCTGTACGATCAGTTTACTGAGAAAGATGAGCTGTGGTTTGATTTTATGGCTGATACTGGTGACGGTGGAAATTCTTCCTACTCTATAGCTCGCCTTCTAGCTCAGCCTTTACTCAGGGTCCGAGAGAATGGTTCTGTGGTTACGCTGCCTCGTGGTAACCTGCTCCTTATTGGGGGTGATCTTGC ATATCCAAATCCATCAGAATTCTCCTATGAGAAGCGGCTCTTTCGCCCCTTTGAATATGCGCTTCAGCCTCCAGCGTGGTATAAAGAAGAGCATATAGCTGTTAATAAGCCAGAATTGCCTTGTGGGGAGACTCAATTGAAGCAGTACAATGGGCCTCAGTGTTTTCTTATCCCTGGAAATCATG ACTGGTTTGATGGACTTCAAACTTTTATGAGATACATCTGTCATAAAAGTTGGTTGGGCGGCTGGTTTATGCCTCAGAAGAAAAGTTATTTTGCTTTGCAGCTACCAAAAGGGTGGTGGATATTTGGTCTTGATCTCGCTCTTCTTTGTGATATTGATGTATACCAGTTCAAGTTCTTCTCAGAGTTAATAAAGGAAAAG GTTGGGGAAAATGATTCAGTGATCATTATGACTCACGAACCCAATTGGCTTCTTGATTGGTACTGGAATGATGTGACTGGAAAAAATGTCTCACATCTGATTCGTGACCATTTAAATGGGAGATGCAGACTCCGAATGGCTGGGGATTTGCATCACTACATGCGCCATTCATATGTTCCATCAGATAAGCCGGTTCATGTGCAGCATTTGCTTGTAAATGGTTGTGGTGGGGCTTTTTTACACCCCACACACGTGTTCAATAATTTCAATGAACTGTATGGGACATCATTCGAATGCAAGTCTGCTTATCCTTCTCTTGAAGATTCAAGCAGG ATTGCTTTGGGAAATATATTGAAATTTCGCAAGAAGAATTGGCAGTTTGATTTCATTGGTGGGATTATATACTTTATCTTGGCATTTTCCATGTTCCCTCAG TGTAAGCTAGATCACATCTTACAGGATGACACCTTTTCTGGTCACTTGAGGAGCTTTTTTATCACAGTCTGGGATGCTTTTATGTACTTGTTGGGACGCTCCTATGTGTCCTCAGTCAGTGCTTTTCTACTGCTAGTAGCTTCAGTTATTTTTGTCCCCAGCAAAGTTTGTCGCAAGAGAAGGGTTCTAATTGGGATTCTTCACGCGTCTGCACACTTGGCTTCAGCATTGATTCTCATGTTACTGTTGGAATTGGGTGTAGAGACATGTATCAGACACAATTTATTGGCTACTGCAG GTTATCACACTTTATATGAATGGTACCGATCTGTGGAGAGCGAGCATTTTCCAGACCCAACTGGCCTTCGGGCACGTATAGAACAATGGACATTTGGCCTTTATCCAGCATGCATCAAGTATCTAATGTCTGCTTTTGATGTGCCAGAG GTCATGGCTGTCTCAAGGAATTACATCTGCAAGAAGGGGATAGAGTCACTCTCCCGGCAGGGTGCTGCTATATATTATGCTTCTGTCTTCCTTTACTTCTGGGTCTTTTCAACCCCAGTGGTTTCATTGGTTTTTGGAAGCTATCTGTACATCTGCATAAACTGGCTCCATCTACACTTTGATGAAGCCTTTTCATCGCTACGAATTGCTAATTACAAGTCCTTCACACGATTCCATATTGACCGCAAAGGCGATCTTGAAGTTTTCACCCTTGCCGTGGACAAG GTTCCAAAGGAATGGAAGCTGGATCCTAACTGGGACGCGGAACCAAAACAGCATTTGAGCCACCAGCGGAAGTTCCCCAGCAAATGGCGAGCAACTTCCTCTCAGCAGGATCCCGTCAGCGCTGTCCGAATCATCGACCATTTTGTTATTCAACAAACACAGAAAGAAAACTGA
- the LOC113712280 gene encoding polyadenylate-binding protein RBP47, protein MQANSGSESQNTNNSNINNNNNSNSQPPQQGVAATPAAVTPAVAAAPQQQWVAMQYPAAAMVMPHHMMPAPHYPPHYMPYHHHHLHHPPPPQPQGPPQQQQQQQGGGGGGSNGENRTIWVGDLHNWMDEDYLRSCFASTGEVASIKVIRNKQTGFSEGYGFVEFFSHAAAEKVLQAYPCIIMPNTEQPFRLNWATFSTGDKRSNNGSDLSIFVGDLAADVTDSLLHDTFASRYPSVKAAKVVIDANTGRSKGYGFVRFGDDNERSQAMTEMNGIYCSSRPMRIGAATPRKSSGYQQQYSSQGGYINSSSGQGSQSDGDSPNTTIFVGGLDPNVSDEDLRQPFLQYGEIVSVKIPVGKGCGFVQFANRNDAEEALQKLNGTTIGKQTVRLSWGRNPANKQLRAEFGNQWTGAYYGGHFYDGYGYAMPPPHDPGMYAAAAAAYGAYPMYGTHQQQVS, encoded by the exons ATGCAAGCCAACAGCGGTTCGGAATCACAAAATACTAATAATAGTAACatcaacaataataataacagcAATAGCCAGCCGCCGCAGCAGGGGGTGGCTGCTACTCCTGCGGCGGTGACACCAGCGGTGGCGGCTGCACCCCAGCAGCAGTGGGTGGCGATGCAGTATCCAGCGGCCGCGATGGTAATGCCGCATCATATGATGCCAGCCCCACATTACCCGCCTCACTACATGCCGTACCatcaccaccacctccaccatcCTCCTCCTCCGCAGCCTCAAGGGCCTCCTCAGCAGCAACAGCAGCAGCAaggaggaggaggtggaggATCTAATGGTGAGAATAGAACGATCTGGGTCGGTGATCTCCATAATTGGATGGACGAGGACTACCTTCGCAGCTGCTTTGCTTCCACTGGCGAG GTTGCCTCTATAAAGGTCATTCGCAATAAGCAAACCGGTTTCTCTGAGGGATATGGATTTGTGGAGTTCTTTTCGCATGCTGCAGCTGAGAAAGTCCTGCAAGCATATCCATGCATTATCATGCCTAACACAGAACAACCTTTTCGTCTGAATTGGGCTACATTTAGCACGGGCGACAAGCGTTCGAATAATGGTTCTGATCTTTCTATCTTTGTAGGAGATTTAGCTGCAGATGTTACTGATAGCTTATTGCATGATACTTTTGCCAGTAGATATCCTTCTGTTAAAGCTGCTAAAGTTGTCATTGATGCAAATACTGGACGTTCAAAGGGTTATGGTTTTGTAAGGTTTGGAGATGATAATGAGAGATCACAGGCTATGACTGAAATGAATGGCATCTATTGTTCAAGCAGGCCCATGCGTATTGGTGCTGCAACCCCCAGGAAATCATCTGGATACCAACAGCAGTATTCTTCACAAG GTGGATACATTAATAGTTCATCAGGCCAGGGCTCTCAATCTGATGGAGATTCTCCTAATACAACA ATATTCGTTGGAGGGCTTGATCCAAATGTCAGTGATGAGGATCTGAGGCAACCGTTCTTGCAGTATGGGGAAATAGTTTCGGTGAAGATTCCAGTTGGAAAAGGATGTGGATTTGTACAATTTGCTAATCG AAATGATGCCGAGGAGGCACTGCAGAAGTTGAATGGTACCACGATTGGAAAGCAAACTGTGAGGCTCTCTTGGGGGCGTAATCCAGCAAATAAGCAG TTAAGAGCTGAATTTGGAAACCAGTGGACGGGGGCATACTATGGAGGTCACTTTTACGATGGCTATGGGTATGCGATGCCACCACCTCATGACCCAGGGATGtatgcagcagcagcagctgcTTATGGAGCCTATCCCATGTACGGAACCCACCAGCAACAAGTAAGCTAG